In the Bremerella alba genome, one interval contains:
- a CDS encoding prenyltransferase/squalene oxidase repeat-containing protein, with the protein MTGDENTSQEPSNSGEDKNPSDSGSKKAPISFGGAPSSADAWNVVPTSSVPVSNPNAQPLKTPAPKQTKKVPLSPQAPPSPAPKSEAQSQPAETPSDPPSSDKRQPAAGDPATTQAKKAQQKPKPQSKPASRETPPASKPTKPVEAKAATQSPTKPQSKQQAPQPSPQEPSPQEPSPQEPTPQKPSTKGRKLPKIPIVKKRAAAAPLVEPETPEDVPLIDKIRGLALHETPAWAVSLVIHFAIVILLALFTVASYQQDVHTVDATYSEELGEQLEHDILVLDTEEFEVDANSGALETLIDTQEMPLPRSLMNVDLIGSEAAKLAEQDTPGVDLKARGDGATRRVLLKAYGGNATTEQAVADALDWLKRNQLRDGSWSLKGDYPDGSSIENKVSATAMALLAFQGAGHTDRAGTHAATVEKGWRYLLRQLDADGSFLQGGSIPNQHRPYTQAQATIALCELYAMTGDPKLKPKAQAAIDYSLAWQAPEGGWRYTPAIESDLSVTGWFLMALQSARMGKLNVPEQSLADVDRFLETVSSTPLEGQDFQIGSRYQYRDSRAEKATPTMTAEGLLCRQYLGWNQDDPRLIEGMDYLLENPIRWEAPNVYYWYYATQVAHHMEGDAWRNWNQEMRQTIPVNQVKRGREKGSWDPARDDNGVKAGRLFMTCLCTYMLEVYYRHLPIYSKHHFTGG; encoded by the coding sequence GTGACCGGAGACGAGAACACTTCGCAGGAACCCAGCAACTCTGGCGAAGATAAGAATCCGAGCGACTCAGGCTCAAAGAAGGCTCCCATTTCCTTCGGTGGTGCTCCTTCCAGCGCCGATGCCTGGAATGTTGTTCCTACTTCTTCGGTACCGGTCAGTAATCCTAACGCTCAACCACTTAAGACCCCGGCCCCCAAGCAGACCAAGAAGGTCCCGCTGTCTCCTCAGGCCCCTCCCTCCCCTGCACCTAAGTCTGAAGCTCAATCGCAGCCGGCAGAAACGCCTTCCGATCCCCCTTCATCCGATAAACGGCAACCAGCAGCAGGCGATCCGGCTACTACCCAAGCGAAAAAGGCGCAGCAGAAGCCCAAGCCGCAATCGAAACCTGCGTCGCGAGAAACGCCTCCGGCTTCCAAGCCAACGAAACCTGTCGAGGCTAAGGCCGCTACCCAATCACCAACCAAGCCGCAGTCGAAGCAGCAAGCACCGCAGCCCTCTCCTCAAGAGCCCTCTCCTCAAGAGCCCTCTCCTCAAGAGCCCACTCCCCAGAAGCCGAGCACCAAAGGACGCAAGCTTCCTAAGATTCCGATCGTTAAAAAACGTGCGGCCGCGGCCCCGTTGGTCGAACCAGAGACGCCGGAGGACGTGCCGCTGATCGACAAGATTCGCGGGCTCGCACTCCACGAGACCCCGGCCTGGGCTGTAAGCCTGGTCATTCACTTTGCCATTGTCATCTTGCTGGCTCTTTTTACCGTTGCGTCGTACCAACAGGACGTTCACACGGTCGATGCGACCTATTCCGAGGAATTGGGAGAACAGCTTGAACACGACATCCTTGTGCTTGATACAGAAGAATTTGAAGTCGATGCTAATTCTGGGGCGCTTGAAACGCTGATCGATACGCAAGAGATGCCGCTACCGAGATCGCTCATGAATGTCGATCTGATCGGCAGCGAAGCCGCCAAGTTGGCCGAGCAAGATACGCCAGGCGTCGACCTGAAAGCGCGGGGCGACGGGGCCACGCGGCGGGTCCTGCTGAAAGCCTATGGTGGCAACGCAACCACCGAGCAAGCGGTTGCCGATGCACTCGATTGGCTGAAACGCAATCAGTTGAGGGACGGTTCTTGGAGTTTGAAAGGCGACTACCCCGACGGCTCAAGTATCGAGAACAAAGTTTCGGCAACGGCCATGGCGCTGCTCGCCTTCCAAGGTGCCGGCCACACCGATCGCGCCGGCACCCACGCAGCAACGGTCGAAAAAGGCTGGCGATACCTCTTGCGACAACTCGATGCCGACGGGAGCTTTCTCCAAGGGGGATCGATTCCGAACCAGCATCGCCCTTATACGCAAGCGCAAGCGACAATCGCCCTGTGCGAACTCTACGCAATGACCGGCGATCCCAAGCTAAAACCCAAAGCCCAGGCAGCCATCGACTATTCTCTAGCCTGGCAGGCACCCGAAGGTGGCTGGCGTTATACGCCGGCGATTGAGTCCGACCTTTCGGTCACTGGTTGGTTTCTCATGGCGCTGCAAAGCGCTCGGATGGGGAAGCTCAATGTGCCTGAGCAATCGTTGGCCGACGTCGATCGATTTTTAGAAACCGTTTCGTCGACGCCTCTTGAGGGTCAGGACTTCCAGATCGGTAGTCGCTACCAATATCGTGACTCCCGGGCTGAAAAGGCAACGCCCACAATGACAGCCGAGGGCCTGCTCTGCCGACAATATTTAGGCTGGAACCAAGATGACCCACGGCTTATTGAAGGGATGGACTATCTTCTGGAAAATCCCATCCGGTGGGAAGCGCCGAACGTCTATTACTGGTACTACGCCACGCAGGTAGCTCATCATATGGAAGGAGATGCCTGGCGAAACTGGAACCAAGAGATGCGTCAGACGATTCCAGTGAATCAGGTAAAACGCGGCCGAGAAAAAGGGAGCTGGGACCCTGCCCGTGATGACAACGGCGTGAAGGCCGGCCGTCTGTTTATGACCTGCCTGTGCACGTACATGCTGGAAGTCTATTACCGGCATCTGCCGATCTACAGCAAACACCATTTCACTGGTGGATAA
- a CDS encoding YqaE/Pmp3 family membrane protein produces the protein MTAVTKNEGTADVLRILLAIILPPVGVFFEVGLGLHFWLNILLTLFGYIPGIIHAVWVILRK, from the coding sequence ATGACCGCTGTTACGAAAAATGAAGGAACGGCTGACGTTCTTAGAATTTTGTTGGCCATCATTCTTCCCCCTGTCGGCGTCTTCTTTGAAGTGGGGCTAGGACTTCACTTCTGGCTGAATATTCTGCTGACGCTGTTTGGTTACATCCCCGGTATTATTCACGCTGTCTGGGTGATTCTGCGTAAGTAA
- a CDS encoding PA2169 family four-helix-bundle protein, which translates to MANRRNLGVEEEQDMTLETKTKLNPETLASVQELFKINVDSRDTFQELADATANASVAIMFRELASERNRNVAELESLMNFNREKPDDTVSVVGTYHRFVIGLRSALGAGTATMLSEAESAEENIQQKYEEVLKREPGSAVSDILHRQYSGVRAAHERVRAIRDAHRRAS; encoded by the coding sequence TTGGCGAATCGCCGAAACCTCGGTGTGGAAGAGGAGCAGGACATGACACTCGAAACCAAAACAAAATTGAACCCGGAAACGCTCGCATCCGTGCAAGAGCTGTTCAAGATTAACGTCGACAGCCGCGATACTTTCCAGGAATTAGCCGATGCCACGGCGAATGCCTCTGTGGCGATCATGTTTCGTGAACTTGCCAGCGAGCGAAACCGAAATGTCGCCGAGTTGGAGTCGCTGATGAACTTCAACCGCGAGAAGCCTGACGACACCGTTAGCGTCGTTGGGACCTATCACCGCTTCGTGATTGGCCTTCGCTCGGCACTCGGAGCTGGCACCGCCACGATGCTTAGCGAGGCGGAAAGCGCAGAAGAAAACATTCAACAGAAATACGAAGAAGTCCTGAAACGTGAGCCTGGCTCGGCCGTCAGCGATATTCTTCATCGTCAGTACAGTGGTGTTCGTGCGGCCCACGAGCGGGTGCGAGCCATCCGAGACGCACATCGCCGAGCATCCTGA
- a CDS encoding DUF3309 family protein, with translation MGLLEIILLIVLIMILMGAVPAWPHSRNWGYGPSGGIATILVIVLILILLF, from the coding sequence ATGGGTCTGCTAGAGATTATCCTACTGATTGTTTTGATCATGATTTTAATGGGAGCCGTTCCGGCATGGCCGCATAGTCGAAACTGGGGTTACGGACCGAGTGGCGGTATCGCTACGATCCTGGTCATTGTGCTTATTCTCATCTTACTGTTCTGA
- a CDS encoding response regulator, giving the protein MSLHPPTGRIWDERLRSILDASPDAIIAIDDAGAIVDWNTRANKTFLWPSQVSRLRLTDLFKTEALHEIVSTIRALTDTDRSGQRLELVARRSDGNLLPVELSISRVTIADKTYFNAFVRDITEWRREEEINSKKLLEAELLTQATSHAATAETFAESLQRLLDLICTQIEWPFGHVWMPYDSGLMLSSSHIWHRETGLDISDFVNKTQATIFRYGEGLPGTIWKRREPVWMEESEITAMIRMRSYDGIPIRSAFGFPVIADGDVVTILEFFHTDKVEQDQALLDIVRRVGVEMGKVAQSRRFEQQRARLAAIVDSSYDAIIGKSLDGRITSWNYGAELVYGYSVEEAVGQMSDLILPEYQENEEPEILEAISLGRRLEEFETVRVRKDGRKIPVSVTMSPVVDTKGQVVGSSTIERDITERRRAEEELQRARDSAIRASRTRAEFLANVSHELRTPMNAIIGMTSMALEEELTPQLHDYLTTANDSAYSLLTLLNDILDFSKLESGKFSIIKENFNLADVVEESIKTLSSQAFAKGLELVCRIPRDLPREVIGDGIRLRQILTNLVSNAIKFTEQGEIVVAVEVVRIWPDEARFRFTVRDTGIGIPVEEQQRILEPFTQVDSSSTRIHGGTGLGLAISSELLRMMGGRLSLQSEVGQGSLFSFRLSFDLPVSQSMDTIHSLPFDKLRDLPVLVVDDNATNRKIIAETLTTWGMKPLTANDAQQAMGILRQNLENDMSFPLIIVDALMPGMDGYELSREVRKLRPDSESPVILMVSSADRREFKENEASTEIAAYIQKPVTQTELIRSILRAMRLTTQQPVDSKPAPGTQKPLASLSVLLAEDTPANQKVVTTMLKKRGHSVTVAQNGREAVELFKKQPFDVVLMDVQMPILDGFQATSVIRALERGSDITTPIIAMTAHAMRGDREKCLEAGMDAYVAKPLDVKQLLGLVESVAEDRSAASTNGHAAPQDESFGSNSTPIVDYAGAMKRLGDDAELFREFIVYYDEDAKQLLLEIEESIRSEATGDLHRAAHNLKGLASNLGAQRVVNAAYSLERIGKNGEILKAREALGHLKSEMERLDTALQNYRS; this is encoded by the coding sequence ATGTCGTTACATCCGCCCACCGGAAGAATTTGGGACGAACGGCTGAGGTCTATTCTTGACGCATCTCCGGATGCCATCATTGCCATCGACGACGCCGGGGCAATCGTGGATTGGAATACCAGGGCAAACAAGACATTTCTTTGGCCGAGTCAAGTTTCTCGACTGCGGCTAACCGATCTATTCAAAACAGAAGCCCTGCATGAGATCGTTTCTACCATCCGCGCACTGACCGATACGGACCGTAGTGGTCAGCGTCTCGAACTGGTCGCACGCAGATCGGATGGCAATCTATTGCCTGTCGAACTCTCGATCAGCCGCGTTACGATTGCCGACAAGACGTATTTCAATGCGTTCGTGCGAGATATCACGGAATGGCGGCGAGAAGAGGAAATCAACAGCAAGAAGCTGCTCGAGGCCGAACTGTTAACCCAAGCGACCTCGCATGCTGCCACCGCCGAGACTTTCGCAGAATCACTGCAAAGACTCTTAGATCTTATCTGTACGCAGATTGAGTGGCCCTTTGGTCATGTCTGGATGCCTTACGATTCGGGGCTGATGCTTTCTTCGTCTCACATCTGGCATCGAGAAACGGGCCTCGATATTTCGGACTTCGTGAACAAGACTCAAGCCACCATTTTTCGATATGGCGAAGGCCTACCAGGAACCATTTGGAAACGCCGTGAACCTGTCTGGATGGAAGAATCCGAAATCACGGCGATGATCCGTATGAGAAGCTATGACGGCATTCCTATTCGCAGTGCATTTGGATTTCCCGTGATCGCCGATGGCGATGTCGTTACGATTCTCGAGTTCTTCCATACCGATAAGGTCGAACAAGATCAGGCGCTACTCGACATAGTCCGTCGTGTGGGTGTCGAGATGGGCAAAGTCGCTCAGTCGCGACGGTTTGAACAGCAGCGCGCGAGGCTGGCCGCCATTGTCGATTCCTCGTACGACGCCATTATCGGCAAGTCGCTCGATGGCCGGATTACCAGTTGGAATTACGGCGCGGAACTTGTCTATGGGTATTCCGTCGAAGAAGCGGTCGGGCAAATGTCTGATCTGATTCTTCCCGAGTACCAAGAGAACGAAGAGCCTGAGATCTTAGAAGCTATTTCTCTAGGGCGACGCCTGGAAGAGTTTGAAACGGTTCGCGTCCGGAAGGATGGTCGTAAAATCCCGGTTAGTGTCACCATGTCTCCCGTGGTCGACACCAAAGGACAAGTCGTTGGTTCGTCGACGATTGAACGCGACATTACTGAGCGCCGCCGTGCTGAAGAGGAACTACAACGTGCCCGAGACTCGGCCATTCGTGCCAGTCGTACGCGGGCCGAGTTCCTGGCCAATGTGAGCCACGAACTTCGTACGCCGATGAATGCCATCATAGGGATGACCTCGATGGCTTTGGAAGAAGAACTCACGCCGCAGCTGCACGATTATTTAACGACTGCGAACGATTCGGCGTATTCCCTGTTGACGTTGTTAAATGACATTCTCGATTTCTCGAAATTGGAATCGGGGAAATTTTCGATCATCAAAGAGAATTTCAACCTGGCCGACGTCGTCGAGGAATCGATCAAAACCCTCTCTAGTCAGGCCTTTGCCAAAGGCTTGGAACTGGTCTGTCGCATTCCGCGTGATCTTCCCCGAGAGGTCATCGGCGACGGCATCCGGCTGCGGCAGATACTCACCAATCTTGTCAGCAATGCCATCAAGTTCACCGAACAAGGCGAAATCGTTGTCGCTGTCGAAGTCGTTCGTATCTGGCCCGACGAAGCACGATTTCGCTTCACGGTTCGAGATACGGGAATTGGCATCCCGGTGGAAGAACAACAGCGAATTCTCGAGCCATTCACCCAGGTCGATTCCTCGTCGACCCGTATCCATGGTGGTACCGGTCTGGGCTTGGCGATTAGCTCGGAACTGCTGCGGATGATGGGGGGCCGGCTTTCGCTGCAGAGCGAAGTGGGACAAGGAAGCCTTTTTTCGTTCCGGCTTTCCTTCGATCTGCCAGTCAGCCAAAGCATGGACACAATCCATTCGCTGCCGTTCGATAAGCTTCGAGACCTGCCGGTGCTGGTCGTCGACGACAACGCCACCAACCGAAAGATCATTGCCGAAACGTTAACCACCTGGGGCATGAAACCGCTCACCGCCAACGACGCGCAGCAAGCGATGGGCATCTTGCGACAAAACCTGGAAAACGACATGTCGTTTCCCCTGATCATCGTCGATGCACTCATGCCAGGAATGGACGGCTACGAGCTTTCCCGGGAAGTCCGAAAGCTACGCCCCGATTCCGAATCCCCTGTCATCTTGATGGTCTCTTCGGCGGATCGTAGAGAGTTCAAAGAGAACGAAGCTTCTACCGAGATTGCCGCTTACATTCAAAAGCCAGTCACCCAAACCGAGCTCATTCGCTCGATCCTGCGGGCCATGCGGCTCACAACGCAGCAACCGGTTGATTCTAAACCCGCCCCTGGTACGCAGAAGCCACTCGCTTCCCTGTCGGTGCTTCTGGCCGAAGACACCCCGGCCAATCAAAAGGTCGTGACGACGATGCTCAAGAAGCGAGGACACAGTGTGACCGTCGCTCAGAATGGGCGAGAGGCTGTCGAGCTGTTTAAGAAGCAGCCGTTCGACGTCGTCCTGATGGACGTTCAAATGCCGATCTTAGATGGGTTTCAGGCAACCAGCGTAATCCGAGCCCTCGAACGCGGTTCGGATATCACGACTCCGATCATCGCCATGACCGCCCACGCCATGCGTGGAGACCGCGAGAAGTGCCTGGAGGCTGGAATGGACGCCTACGTTGCCAAGCCGCTCGATGTGAAACAATTGCTAGGCTTGGTCGAAAGCGTGGCCGAAGATCGCTCCGCTGCCTCTACCAACGGACATGCGGCGCCACAGGATGAAAGTTTCGGTTCCAATTCAACTCCGATCGTCGACTACGCCGGGGCCATGAAGCGGCTAGGAGACGATGCCGAGTTATTCCGGGAATTCATCGTCTACTACGACGAAGATGCCAAGCAGCTTCTGCTAGAGATTGAAGAATCGATTCGGTCCGAGGCCACCGGCGATCTTCATCGCGCCGCTCATAATCTGAAGGGACTCGCCTCAAATCTCGGAGCCCAGCGGGTTGTTAACGCGGCGTACAGCCTAGAACGCATCGGCAAGAATGGCGAGATTCTGAAAGCTCGCGAAGCGCTCGGCCATCTTAAAAGCGAGATGGAGCGGTTAGATACGGCTCTGCAAAACTATCGCTCTTAG
- a CDS encoding DUF1328 domain-containing protein: protein MLSWAIMFLVIALIAAVLGFGGVAGAATGIAKILFFVFLVLFLISLVSGAIRRPVS from the coding sequence ATGTTAAGTTGGGCCATTATGTTTCTCGTGATCGCACTGATTGCTGCCGTACTTGGTTTTGGTGGCGTTGCAGGTGCAGCCACAGGTATCGCGAAGATCCTGTTTTTCGTCTTCCTAGTCTTGTTCCTGATCAGTTTGGTCTCGGGTGCGATCCGTCGCCCCGTCTCCTAA
- a CDS encoding sigma-54-dependent transcriptional regulator: MPKLLVIDDDRTVHRLVEKTFEEMDVAVISCGTAEDGLDSIRNEAPDALLLDIMLHEANGLELATQIRHLDPKLPIIFITAMNDSDTAIQAMSRGAYDYLLKPLNKQDVQDLVERAFDTRRLMQSPVHMQEASTSSEKGDLLVGRSQGMLDVYKKIGRVAPQDVAVLILGESGTGKELIARAIYHHSGRRNECFMAINCAALSDTLLESELFGHEKGAFTGADRRHIGKFEQCNGGTIFLDEIGDMSPSTQSKVLRLLQEQKFERVGGTETIETDVRIISATNRDLEQMIEDGEFRLDLYHRLNTFQINLPPLRQREDDIRLLLEHFLSRFNKSLKKEVSGISDDAVEMLLSYSWPGNIRELQAVLRKAMLMAMGPVLVPEFFPTELHENGTAKTPVAETPAEIDSGSDFRKFLRTLETSDSTEMYAEALEWMERQLLTRVLTVTEGNQSKAAERLGITRGSLRNKIRSLSISIDHVISSDD, encoded by the coding sequence ATGCCAAAATTGCTAGTGATCGATGACGACCGAACGGTCCATCGTTTGGTCGAAAAAACGTTCGAGGAAATGGACGTGGCCGTGATCTCTTGCGGCACGGCCGAAGATGGTCTCGATTCGATTCGGAACGAGGCCCCCGATGCGCTTCTGCTGGACATCATGCTGCATGAAGCGAATGGCTTGGAACTAGCGACCCAGATTCGGCATCTTGATCCGAAGCTGCCGATCATCTTTATTACCGCCATGAACGACAGCGATACGGCCATTCAGGCCATGTCGCGTGGGGCCTACGATTACCTGCTCAAGCCGCTGAACAAACAAGATGTTCAAGACCTGGTCGAGCGGGCCTTCGACACGCGGCGCTTAATGCAATCGCCCGTGCATATGCAAGAAGCGTCGACGTCCTCTGAGAAGGGGGATTTGCTGGTTGGCCGCAGCCAGGGAATGTTAGACGTTTACAAGAAGATCGGTCGCGTGGCACCCCAAGATGTGGCCGTACTGATTCTGGGTGAAAGTGGGACAGGTAAAGAGCTGATTGCCCGGGCCATTTATCACCACAGCGGTCGCCGCAATGAATGCTTCATGGCGATCAACTGTGCGGCGCTGTCGGATACCTTGCTCGAAAGCGAATTGTTCGGTCACGAAAAAGGGGCGTTCACCGGTGCCGATCGGCGCCACATCGGCAAGTTCGAGCAATGCAACGGAGGTACGATCTTCCTGGACGAAATCGGGGACATGTCTCCCTCGACCCAGAGTAAGGTCTTGCGTTTGCTTCAAGAGCAGAAGTTTGAACGCGTTGGTGGCACAGAAACCATCGAAACCGACGTCCGCATTATTTCGGCAACCAATCGCGACTTGGAACAGATGATTGAAGATGGCGAGTTCCGGCTCGATCTTTATCATCGGCTGAACACGTTCCAGATTAATCTGCCTCCGCTGCGTCAACGGGAAGATGATATTCGGCTGTTGCTGGAACACTTCCTGTCACGTTTTAACAAGTCGCTTAAGAAGGAAGTTTCCGGCATCTCGGACGACGCGGTCGAAATGCTGTTGAGTTACTCGTGGCCTGGCAATATTCGCGAACTGCAAGCGGTACTGCGAAAAGCCATGCTGATGGCGATGGGCCCCGTGCTGGTACCCGAGTTCTTTCCGACCGAGCTGCACGAAAACGGTACAGCGAAAACACCGGTGGCCGAGACGCCTGCCGAGATAGACTCAGGCTCTGACTTCCGCAAGTTCTTACGCACCTTAGAGACCTCCGACTCTACGGAGATGTACGCCGAAGCATTGGAGTGGATGGAACGTCAGCTTTTGACGCGTGTGCTTACGGTGACCGAAGGGAATCAGTCCAAAGCAGCCGAAAGACTGGGGATTACCCGCGGGAGCTTACGCAACAAGATTCGATCACTTAGCATTTCGATTGACCACGTGATCAGTTCAGACGACTAG
- the dps gene encoding DNA starvation/stationary phase protection protein Dps, with translation MEFKRHVLAEEKAKPTAEELQKNLISLIDLSLVLKQAHWNVVGKNFRAVHLQLDEILVTTRQGTDDVAERMVMLGFSPDGRSETVAKKTPLSSYATGFVGIDNTIQAIADALATSIGELRKSIETLDDLDLISQDILIAISSELEKHLWMVQAQEE, from the coding sequence ATGGAATTCAAACGACACGTTCTCGCCGAAGAGAAAGCCAAGCCAACTGCCGAAGAATTGCAAAAGAATTTGATCTCTTTGATCGATCTTTCTCTCGTCCTCAAACAAGCCCATTGGAACGTCGTGGGAAAAAACTTCCGTGCGGTTCATCTGCAGTTAGACGAAATCCTTGTGACAACTCGCCAAGGGACCGACGATGTCGCTGAACGGATGGTGATGCTCGGCTTTTCGCCTGATGGACGCTCGGAAACAGTTGCCAAGAAGACACCGCTGTCGTCCTACGCAACCGGCTTCGTCGGTATTGATAACACCATTCAGGCAATCGCCGACGCCTTGGCTACCTCGATTGGTGAGCTTCGCAAATCGATCGAAACGCTCGACGACCTCGATCTGATCAGCCAAGACATCCTGATTGCCATCTCCAGCGAATTGGAGAAACACCTTTGGATGGTTCAGGCTCAAGAGGAATAA